The following proteins are encoded in a genomic region of Glycine max cultivar Williams 82 chromosome 18, Glycine_max_v4.0, whole genome shotgun sequence:
- the LOC100808392 gene encoding cytokinin hydroxylase — translation MAMVVLTPLLAILGILLLKLIYDSLSCYWLTPLRIKKTMDMQGVRGPKPRFFTGNILDMASLVSKATSQDMKTISHDIVGRLLPHFLLWSSQFGKRFLYWNGSEPRLCLTETELIKEFLSKHSTVSGKSWQQRQGSKNFIGEGLLMANGEDWYHQRHIVAPAFMGDRLKSYAGHMVECTKEMLQSLKIALESGQTEVEIGHYMTKLTADIISRTEFGTSYQKGKKIFHLLTLLQSRCAQASRHLCIPGSRFFPSKYNREIKSLKMEVETLLMEIIQSRKDCVEIGRSNSYGNDLLGMLLNEMQKKKKGNGNNNSSINLQLVMDQCKTFFFAGHETTALLLTWTVMLLASNTSWQDKVRAEVKSVCNGGIPSLDQLSKLTLLHMVINESMRLYPPASVLPRMVFEDIVLGDLYIPKGLSIWIPVLAIHHSEKLWGKDANEFNPERFTSKSFVPGRFLPFASGPRNCVGQAFALMEAKIILAMLISRFSFTISENYRHAPVVILTIKPKYGVQVCLKPLEP, via the exons ATGGCTATGGTGGTCCTCACACCCCTTTTGGCCATACTCGGTATTCTCCTACTTAAACTCATCTATGACAGCCTCTCATGTTACTGGCTCACACCACTACGCATAAAAAAGACGATGGATATGCAAGGTGTCCGTGGCCCTAAACCTCGTTTCTTCACCGGCAACATCCTAGACATGGCTTCCCTTGTCTCCAAAGCAACCTCCCAAGACATGAAAACCATAAGCCATGACATTGTTGGCCGTCTTCTCCCACATTTTCTACTTTGGTCTAGCCAATTTG GAAAGAGGTTTCTATATTGGAATGGTTCAGAACCAAGGCTGTGTCTCACTGAGACTGAGTTGATCAAAGAGTTCCTTTCAAAACACAGCACGGTATCTGGGAAATCCTGGCAGCAGAGACAAGGTTCCAAGAATTTCATTGGGGAGGGACTGTTGATGGCAAATGGTGAAGATTGGTACCACCAACGTCACATCGTTGCCCCTGCATTCATGGGAGACAGACTTAAG AGCTATGCTGGGCACATGGTGGAATGCACTAAGGAGATGCTCCAATCCCTGAAGATTGCGTTGGAGAGTGGCCAAACTGAGGTGGAGATTGGTCACTACATGACTAAACTCACTGCGGATATTATCTCTAGGACTGAGTTTGGCACCAGCTACCAGAAGGGGAAGAAAATATTCCACCTCCTCACACTGCTACAGAGTCGTTGTGCTCAAGCAAGTCGTCATCTTTGCATCCCTGGAAGCAG GTTTTTTCCAAGCAAGTATAACAGAGAGATAAAGTCTTTGAAGATGGAGGTGGAGACTCTGCTGATGGAGATCATACAAAGCAGAAAAGACTGTGTGGAGATTGGGAGGAGCAATTCTTATGGGAATGATTTGTTGGGGATGCTCCTGAATGAgatgcagaagaagaaaaaagggaatggaaacaacaacagcagcatcAATCTGCAGCTAGTGATGGATCAATGCAAAACATTCTTCTTTGCAGGACATGAAACCACTGCACTTTTACTCACTTGGACAGTTATGTTACTAGCCAGCAACACATCTTGGCAAGACAAAGTCAGAGCTGAGGTTAAAAGTGTCTGCAATGGGGGAATTCCCTCTCTGGATCAACTCTCCAAGCTCACTCTT TTGCATATGGTGATCAACGAATCAATGAGGTTGTATCCCCCAGCATCTGTGCTCCCTAGAATGGTGTTCGAAGACATAGTGCTAGGTGACCTTTATATCCCTAAGGGCCTATCAATTTGGATCCCTGTGCTGGCTATTCATCATAGTGAAAAACTATGGGGTAAAGATGCAAATGAGTTTAACCCAGAGAGGTTTACTTCAAAGTCTTTTGTTCCTGGCCGTTTTTTACCATTTGCTTCTGGCCCTAGAAATTGTGTTGGACAAGCATTTGCCTTAATGGAAGCTAAGATTATACTAGCCATGTTGATTTCTCGGTTTAGCTTCACCATTTCTGAAAATTACCGTCATGCCCCTGTGGTTATCCTCACAATTAAGCCCAAATATGGGGTTCAAGTTTGTTTGAAGCCCTTGGAGCCATGA